The nucleotide sequence GGAACTGGCCAAGATTGTCATGGCCTTTGAAGGCGGCCTTGGCAAAACCCTGGGTTTTCTTGCGCCCATCCTGGCCCTCGGGGCCATACTTGGCAAACTGATGGAAGTCTCCGGCGCGGCAGAACGGCTGGCGCGGACGCTCATCAACATCCTCGGCCAGTCAAAAGCGCACTGGGCCATGATGGTTGTGGGCTATATCTGCGGCATCCCGGTTTTTCTGCAGGTGGGCATCATCCTGCTGACGCCGCTCATGTTCTCCATCGTCAAGGAATCCAAGCTGCCCCTCATTCAGGTAGGTATGGCCCTTGTGGTGGCCCTGACCACGGTGCACTGCATCGTGCCGCCGCACCCGGCCGCCATGGCCGTTACCGACCTGCTCAAGGCTGACGTGGGCAAGGTTATCTTTTTTGGCCTGCTGGTGGGCCTGCCCGCCGCCAGCATCGCCGGCCCCATCTACGGCAAGTTTATTGCCAAGCGCCTGCCCGCCGTGCCCCTTACCGGCGTGTACGCCAATACCGAGCCGCGCAAGGAAGCCGAGCTGCCCCCCTTTGGCAGCTCGCTGGTCGTCATGCTGCTGCCCCTGCTGCTCATGATCGCCAAGACAGTGGTTGAGCTGACCATCGACAAGCATAACCCGCCCGCGTACATGCCCTATGTCAACTTTGTGGGCACGCCCATGATCGCCCTGTTCATCTCCGCCGTGGTGGCCTACGTGGTTTTTGGTCTCAAGCGGGGCTTCAGCTGGGATCAGCTGGGTCGCTTCAGCGAGCAGGGCATGGCCCCGCTGGCCTCCATCATGCTGGTTATCGGCGCGGCTGGCGCGCTTAACCAGATTATCACCGACAGCGGCGTGGGCATTGTGCTCAAGCAGGTGCTCACCAGCATCCACATCAGCCCCCTCATCCTGGCCTGGATCATCGCCATTGCCCTGCGCTTTGCCCTGGGCAGCGCCACCGTGTCCATGATGACCGCCGCCGGGCTTATCCTGCCCGTGCTCAGCAGCAACCCCGGCATTGACCCGGCCCTTATGGCCATTGTCATCGGCGCGGGCGCAACGGGCGCTTCGCACGTGACCGACTCCGGCTTCTGGTTTGTCAAGGAATCCCTTGGCATACCCATGGGTTCCATGTACGCGACCTATACGGCGGGCACGACCATTGCGGCCGTGCTGGGCCTTATCGGCACGCTGCTGCTCTCCATGTTCCTGTAATGAGCAAAGCGCCGGGGTCTGGTGTTTCGCAGGCCCCGGCGCTATCATGGAACACGTAGTCTCTCTGCCACCGCAAGCCCACCATCAAGGAACCTGCAATGAAGATCGTCATCGCTCCCGACTCGTACAAGGAATGCCTGACGGCCCTGCAAGTGGCCGCTTCCATCGAATCCGGCTTCCGCGAGGTTTTTCCTGACGCGGTCTACGTCAAGGTTCCTGTGGCCGACGGCGGCGAGGGCACCGTTGAAGCCATGGTCGAAGCCACGGCTGGCCGCCGTGTTTCCGCAACCGTGCGCGGGCCCCTGGGCAACCCGGTGGAGGCTGTTTACGGTCTGACCGGCGACGGCGCAACCGCCGTCATCGAAATGGCCGCCGCAAGCGGTCTGGGGCTTGTGCCGCCGCAAAAGCGCAACCCCCTCAACACCACAAGCTACGGCACAGGGCAGCTCATACGCTCGGCGCTGGACGCCGGAGCGCGCAAATTCATTCTGGGCATTGGCGGCAGCGCCACCAATGAGGGCGGGGCAGGCATGCTTCAGGCCCTGGGCGTGCGCCTGCTGGAAGAAAACGGGCACGAAATCGAACCCACCGGCCTTGGGCTCGGCAGGCTGGCGCGCATCGACATGTCGGCCTTTGACGCCCGCCTTGCCGACTGCACCATTGACGTGGCCTGCGATGTGGATAACCCCCTGTGCGGTCCACGCGGCGCGTCGGCCATTTTTGGCCCGCAAAAAGGCGCCGACCCGGAGATGGTGCGGCAGCTCGACGGGTATTTGCAAAATTTTGCGGCCATTGCGCGCCGCGACCTTGGCGTGGATATGGCCGACCTGCCCGGCGCGGGCGCGGCCGGAGGCATGGGCGCGGCCATGTACGCTTTTTTGAAGGGGCGGCTGCGCCCCGGCAGCGAAATCGTTACCGAAGCTGTGGGTCTGGACGCGCATGTGCGCGATGCCGATATCGTTGTCACCGGCGAGGGCCGCATTGACGGCCAGACGGCCTTTGGCAAAACCCCCGTGGGCGTGGCCCGCGTGGCCAAGCGTCACAACAAGCCTGTGATCGCCATCGGCGGCTCGCTGCGCAACGACGTGGACGCCGTGTTTGCCCACGGCATAGATGCCGTTTCAAGCGTGCTGTACCGCCCCTGCACCATTGACGAGGCCCTCACCGAGGGCAACGAAAACCTGCGCATGGCCGCGCGCAACATTGCCGCCATACTTGCCATGGGTCTTGAGCTTGGCGCAAACGGCGCGGGTAAATAACAGCATGCTTACCGACTACCGCCAGAGCTGGCGCACGCACCCCGGCTTTAACATCCTCTTTGTCTGCGCCATGGCGGCAGCCTGGGGCATCTACGCCGTGCTGTACGCCGCAGCCCTGCCATGGGCCTCGCAGCAGGCCAATGTGCTGGTTTTTGTGGTGGCGGCCCTGTGCCTCATATTCATCTTTGTCACCCCGCGTTACGGCTTCAAACCCACGGCGGTGCACTACGCAATCATGGCGGCGACCTTGCTGCCGTCGTTGCCCAACGGGCAGGAAATCATCCGGCAGAGCGGCCTGCTCTTCTGATTTGCGCCGCCCGCATCTGGCGCTGACAGAATGCAAAAACGGCCGCACAGTAACGTGCGGCCGTTTTTATCATTACACGCCTGCGGCGGCTGAGCCACGCAAGCGTTCAACGCATGCTTACGCCTTTTTGGCGCGCAGGCCCGCGAAAGCCAGAATCACGCCCAGGGCGATGCCCAGCGCCGCCGCAAACAGCACCTGAAAGTGCGCGGGCAGCATAAAGGTGATGGTGTGCGCGGGTATCCAGAAAAAGGGAATGGTCTTTTTGAGCACAAAGCTCCACATGGAGTTCCAGTCGATGCCGCGGAACAGCGAAGCCACGTCGGGCATGGTGCAGAGGCCGCCGAGCGTGCCGCCGGTGCCCGCTATGTGCAGATCGGTGAGTTTGTGGGTGATCATCAGCACCGGGGCAAACAGCACGTTGATGAGCACGCTGATGGAAAAAGACATGAGCAGCTTGGCGCCAAAGCTTGTCGGAGCGCCCGAGAGCAGACCCATCTCGTTGAGCAGCTTGAACGTACCCGCGCCGTAAACGGTAAAGGCAATCTTGATGCCGATGCCGAGAAAGCCCCAGATGACGGCCTTGGGCAAAATGCCGAAGCCAGCCCTGTTATAGCCGCCCGTGGTGATGCGCAGTGCAATGCACTCGCCAAGCGTCGCCAAAATGGCAAATTTGATAAAACTCATGCCAAAAGGATACTGGGCGGTCAGGCTGATAAAGCCCTCAAGCGCTCCGGGCCCAAACCCCAGCCATCCGAACGCCGCCACACAAACGCCAAAAACCACCAAATCCTTTTGCCGCATACCCTCTCTCCGTATTCTCGTTGACGCTCAGGGGCTGTTGACTCAATGAGAAATTTTGTTTCCTGCCAAGGCAGGGAACCTTTTTATGAAAGGCGTGTACTACGTTGGGTACTCAACTGTAATAAAAAGGCGTCCTGACGCAAGCAGGGGCAAATGAGCCATAGAGTGAACAGGCCATCGTCGGTTGGTCCCGCGCTGCGCGTTGCCGCCTGCAGCTGGGAAGGATCAGCCATGGCCGCGCAAACGCGCGGCCAGTCGCATCAGCCGTCAGACGGAGGGGGGAAACCGTCAATACCGGCTGCCGCATACTAGTTGCATTTTGGCTCCGCGTAAACACCCGGCATGCACAAACTTGCGAGCACGAGGGGGGGGATCAGGCAAAATCAGGCGCTGGGCCAACGCACAGGGCGGACTTCGGGGCTGTCCTCCTGCAGCGAGCCTTGCGGCCCCGCCTCGGCATAAGCCTCTACCGCCTGCGGCTTGAGGCCGCCGGTAAGCGCGGCCTGCCTGAGCACCTCGCGCGTGCGCGCAAACAGGTTGCTGAGAATGGAATTGGAAACCAGCATGCCGCTGCGGGTCAGCCGCATATAGCCCTGCCGGATGCGTATGAGGGAGTTTTCGTGCAGGGCCTGCACCAGCCGCTGATGGTCGCGCACAAAGTCGCGCCCGGTCATTTCGCGGTATTCCTTGATGCGCAGCCCGCGCGCCGTGCGCAGACGCAGCATGAGCAGCTCGAGCACGCGCGTTTCGGGCGTGAGCTCTTCCACCTCTTGCCCCAGCTTGCCCTCGCGCGTGCGCGCATTCCAGGCGGCCTGACTTGAGGGGTTGGTCCAGCGGCGGTTGTTGATGGTGGACGTGGCCGAGGGGCCTATGCCCAGATAATCCTGCCCTTCCCAGTAGCCCATATTGTGGCGGCACTGAAAGCCCATGCGGGCGAAGTTGGAAATTTCATAGTGCAGATAGCCCTGCTGCTCAAGCATGGCCGCGCCTTCCATAAACATGATGTTCTGGTCGCGCTCCGGCGGCAGCGTGAGGCGGCCTTCCTCCACATCCAGCTCGATGGGGGTGCCCGGCTCAAGCGTCAGCCCGTAGGCGGAAATATGATCGGGCGCCATGCGTATGACATCCTTGAGCGTCTGCAGCCACTGGCGCACGCTCTGCCCCGGCAGGCCCCACATGAGGTCAAGGTTTATGTTGGCGCAGCCCGCCTCGCGCGCCAGAAAGGCCACATGCAGGCTGTCCTGCGCCTTGTGCGGACGGCCCAGCAGACGCAGCATGCCCTCGTCCATGCTCTGCACGCCTATGGAGAGCCTGTTGATGCCCGCATCCAGATACTGGGCCGCGCGGTGGCCGCCGCGCAGCGATTCCGGGTTGGCTTCAAGGGTTACCTCGGCCTTGGGCGCGAGCTTAAAATACTTGCGTATGCGTTCCATGGTCAGGCCGATGATGCGCGGCGAGAGCAGGCTGGGCGTGCCCCCGCCAAAAAACACCGTCTGCACCTCGCTGCCGCCAAGCTCGTCGCCCCAGTGAGCCAGCTCAAGAAACATGGTATCCACATAGTCGCGCACAGCCGGAGAGGAGGCCGCATCCACGCCGCGTCCCAGCGGGATGGAATGAAAGGCGCAGTACCGGCAGCGCGTGGAGCAAAATGGAACATGAACGTACAAAAGCATAGACAATCCTGTGAGTGACAAAAAAACGACGCCCGATAAGCCCGTAACACCCCGCGAAACAATGAAAAAGCAGAAGCGCAACAGGCAGGCAACAATCCAGCTCAAAGTGTTGCAAGGAATATGCCCGTACCCGCCTGCCTGCCTGAAATTCCGCCTGCGGGCGGCTGGCCGCCCTTGGCAAAACGGCCACGCCGAAGTATATTCACCTATTGGAACGCGGCGCAAGCGTCAGGCAACAGCCCCTCGCCCGCCACAGAACCCATGCGCCGCGCGGGCATCGCACTCAGAGCATTTCAGCTTTGAAATACTCTGGCGTCTGCTCACGCAGACACCCGCCATGCAGGCGTAAGCGCTGCTTCAGCCGTTGGCGAGTCTTCGGGCCTTGCGGCAGCCGTTTGCCGCAGAAGCGGCATTACGGATGAAGACAGCTCCGCTATTTATTTGCGCTGTTAAGCGCCGGAACGTGCGCGCCTTAAACGTTGAGAATGCACATTCTCAACGTTAATCTGCTCTAGGAGAACGCAACTCTATGGATATACGCTTTCAGAATCTTGGGCCGGAACAATGGAAGGGAGATGTTTTGCTGGCTCCCGCCTGCCAGGGCGAGGCCCTGCTTGACCAGTTCCCCGAGCTGGACAAGGTCGCTCCCTGGCTGGTCATAGCCCCTGCCCTGCGCGACTTCAAGGGCAAACAGGGCGAGCTGGCCCTGCTGCACGGTCACCCCGACCTTGCCGTGCCCCGCGTGCTGGCCGTAGGCCTTGGCCCACGTGAAAAAGTAACCACCGACATCATCCGCAAGGCCGTGGCCGCAGCGGTACAGCTGTGCCGCAAGCAGGGCTATACCTCCATGGTGCTGCCCGAACCGGCGCTGGCAAGGCTGCCAGGGGGCCGCGAGCGGCTGGTTGAAGAATGCGTATGCGCCGCGCTGCTGGCCCTTTACAGCTTTACGGCCCTTAAAAAGGCCGACGCCGACGAGCTCCCCGCCCCGCAATGGCTGGCCGTGGCCTTTGACGGGCAGGAAGTGCCCGACGCCGCCCACGCCGCCGCCCGCAGGGGCGAAAACGCCGCCTGGGCCGTCAGCCTTGCCCGCGACCTGGCCACCACCCCCTCCAATATGCTCTACCCTGACCTGCTGGCCCAGAAGGCCCAGGAGCTGGCGCGCGAAAAAGGCTTTGCCTGCACCGTGCTTGACGAGACCGAGCTGGAAAAAGAAGGCATGGGCTGCCTGATGGCCGTGGGCCAGGGCTCGGGCCGTCCGCCCCGGCTCATCGTGCTTGAGCACGCCCCGCAAGGGCACGAGCAGGATAAACCCCTGGTGCTGGTAGGCAAGGGCATCACCTTTGACTCGGGCGGCATCAGCCTCAAGCCCGCCGCCAACATGCACCAGATGAAGGCCGACATGACCGGCGCGGCCACAGTGCTGGCCACGGTGGCCGCCCTTGCGCAGGAGGACGCGCCCCGCCGCGTGGTGGGGCTGCTGGCCTGCGCCGAAAACATGCCCGGAGGCCGCGCCGTGCGCCCCGGTGATGTGGTGCGCGCAGCCAACGGCGACACGGTTGAAATTCAGAATACCGACGCGGAAGGCCGCCTTGCCCTGTGCGATGCGCTGGCCTATGCCCAGAAAAACTGGGTCCCCGCCGCAGTGATAGACATAGCCACGCTCACAGGGGCCTGCGCAGTTGCCCTGGGAACCCAGCTGGCGGGCCTGTTCAGCGACGACGCCGACCTTGCCGAGCGCATACGCGCGGCTGGCGGCGCTTGCGGCGAAGAATACTGGCCCCTGCCCCTGTGGAAGCCCTATACGGAAAATCTCAAGAGCGAAGTAGCCGACATCTGCCACATGGGCCCACGCGAAGGCGGCGCCATCAATGCCGCGCTCTTTTTGCAACACTTTATTCAGGAGGGCGTGCGCTGGGCGCATCTGGACATAGCTGGCGTAGACTGGGCCGCCAAGGCCACGCCGCTTGTTCCGGTCGGTCCCACGGCCTTTGGCGCGCGTACGCTGCTCGATCTCGCCAGGGGAGGCGTGTAATGAAGGTATTTCTCATCGGAGCCGGTCCCGGCGATCCGGGCCTGTTGACCCTCAAGGGGCGCGATGCCCTGGCCGCCGCCGATGTGGTGGTGTACGACGCCCTGGCCAACGACAGCCTGCTTTGCCACGCCCGCCCCGACGCGGAAAAAATCTACGTGGGCAAGGTGGCGGGCAACCACGCCCTGCCGCAGGACCAGATCAACGCCCTGCTGGTGCGCAAGGCCAAGGAAGGCAAGATAGTGGCCCGCCTCAAGGGCGGCGACCCTTACATCTTTGGTCGCGGCGGCGAAGAGGCCGAAGAGCTTGTGGCCGCTGGCGTGCCTTTTGAAGAAGTGCCGGGCATCAGCAGCACCATCGCCGCTCCGGCTTACGCGGGCATTCCCGTGACGCACAGGGATTTTTCCTCCTCGGTGACCATCATCACCGGGCACGAAAACCCCAACAAGCCCGGCTCTGTGCACAACTGGCGCGCCCTGGCAGCCAGCGCCTCCACCCTGGTTTTTGTCATGGGCATGAAAAACCTGCCCGACATCGCCCGCAATCTGCTTGAAGCCGGCATGGACCCGCAAACTCCCGCCGCCCTTATCTATCGCGGCACCACGCCCTACCAGCGCAGTCTGGTGGACACGCTGGCGCGCCTGCCGCAGGCGGCTGTGGACGCCAAGTTTACCAACCCTTCGGTTATTCTGGTGGGCAAGGTGGCAGGCCTGCGCGACACTCTTGGCTGGTTTGAAAAAAAGCCCCTGTACAGCCGCAGCGTGGTTGTCACCCGCGCCCGCGAGCAGGCCAGCGGTCTGGCGCAAAGCCTTGTGGATCTGGGGGCCGAGGTCATCCAGTGCCCCACCATTGAAATCAGCCCGCTGGCCGACTATGCCGAGCTTGACGCGGCGCTGGCCAGTCTGGCCTCATACGGCTGGGTTATCTTTACCTCGGTCAACGGCGTAAAGCACTTCTGGCTGCGTCTGGCCAAGGCGGGCAAGGACAGCCGCGCCCTTGGCCAGTGCAAGGTTGCGGCCATCGGCCCCGCCACGGCGGACGCTCTCGCAGAGCGCGGCATCACCCCCGACTTTATCCCCGAGCGCTACGTGGCCGAGGGCGTGCTTGAAGGCCTGCTGGCCCTTGAGGGCGGCAACGTGGCCGGCAAGCGCTTTTTACTGCCCCGCGCCGCCAAGGCCCGCGAAGTGCTGCCCGACGAGCTGCGCAAGGCGGGCGCTGTAGTGGACGTTATTGCCGCGTACGAAACCGTGCCCACCGCCCACAAAAGGGACGATGTGCTTGAGTGCATCAACGCAGGCACGCTGAGCTGCGTGACCTTTGGCTCTTCGTCCACGGTGGAAAACTTCCTTGCGCTTATCCCTGCGGCGACGCTCAAGGCCCACCCGGAAGTCAAGCTGGCGGCCATTGGCCCTGTCACGGCAGAAACACTGCAAAAGCATGGCCTTACATGCAACATCATGCCCATGGATTATACCATTCCGGCACTGGTGGACGCCCTGAAAACGTACTTTGCGAGATAATCAATGCCCCTGAAAATTGCCATTCTGGCCTCCGGCAGCGGCACAAACGCCCAGGCCATGATCGACAAGGCCGCCCAGGGCGTGCTTGATGTCAGCATTGCCCTGATCGTCTGCAACCGGCCCGGCGCGGGCGTTGTTGCCCGTGCGGAAAAGGCGGGCATTCCCTGCCTGGTGCTGGATCACAAGACCTTTGCCGACCGCGAGGGCTTTGACGCCCGCATGGTTGAGGCGCTGCGCGAGGTCGGGGCCGAGCTGGTGGTGCTGGCGGGCTATATGCGCCTGCTGACGCCCGTGTTTCTTGAGGCTTTTGCGGGCAGGGTCATCAACATTCACCCCGCCCTGCTGCCGAGCTTTCCCGGCGTGCACGGCGGCGCGGATGCCGTAAGCTATGGCGTCAAGGTATCAGGCTGCACCGTGCACTTTGTGGAAGAAAAGGTGGACAGCGGCCCGGTGCTTATTCAGGCTGTTGTGCCGGTCAACGCGGGCGAAAGCGCTGACGACCTCATGAGCCGCATCCATGTGATGGAGCACCGCATCTACCCTCAGGCCATACAGTGGCTGGCGCAGGGGCGCATTGAAGTGCAGGAGCGGCAGGTGCACCTCAAGCCAGCCAGCACACCCCGCGCACCGCGCGACGGCGACTGGCTGGTGTGGCCGCCGCTTGAGCAGGGATTCTGACCCAAGGTGCGCATAGCGCGAATTATGGAGAGACCCCCGCAAGGGGTCTCTTTTTGCTGCGGCGGGCCGCCCGGCAAACGCAAAGCATCTGGGGCCACGAGGTACCGTGCAAAAAAATATGGGGCAAACCAGTAAAAATGAGTTTTGTAACCGGCCAAGCCCCTGCCGTTGCCAGCTTTGCTGAACAGTTGCCGTGGGATGGCGTGCCGTATTTCCGCCCAGGCAGCCAATCTCACGCCGCCGCTTACATTACTTACAAAACTTACAAATCTCAGATGACCGTTGAAAAGCGGCTTTTTCCTGTGCTAGATTTCACTATCTTTGAAGGACACATCCATTGATTGTGCACTCAATCAGCATTACTGTCCTGCTGCCAGCGGTAAAAACGCTGGCGCTCATGACAGCCCATTACCAATCATTGAGGAAACCCTTATGACGCAGCAGTTTACACGCAGAAAATTTCTGCAATCGGCCTGCATCACCATCAGCGCGCTGACGGTGAACATGAGCGGCATTGAAAAAGCCCTTGCCGCAGCTGCCGGAGTCGGCCCCATGGCCACCTGCGACGTCCTGATCATCGGATCGGGCGGCGCTGGCCTGAGAGCCGCCGTAGCAGCCATGAAAAAGAACCCCAAACTCAACGTGGTTGTGGTCAGCAAATGCATGCCATCACGCAGCGCCACCTGTATGGCCGAGGGCGGCATCAACGGCGTCACCGATTTCAGCAAGGGCGACTCGTACGAGCTGCACTGCTTTGATACGGTCAAGGGCGGCGACTACCTTGTGGATCAGGACTCCACCCTCAAGTTCTGCGAACAGGCCGGCCCGGCCATTCTTGAGCTGGACTACCTTGGCATGCCCTTTTCGCGTACGGCCGAGGGCAAGGTCAAGGCGCGGCCCTTTGGCGGCGCTTCCAAGGTGCGCTGCAATTACTCCGCCGACAAGACCGGCCACATTGTCGCCCATACCTGTCTGGACGACGCCCTGAACAACGGCGTCAAATTCCTTATGGATCATGAGTTGCTGGATGTGGCCGTGGACAATGGCCGCTGCGAGGGCGCGGTGCTGCGCAACATCCGCACGGGCGAAATCGCCCCTGTGCGCGCCAAGGCCGTGGTGCTTGCCACAGGCGGCTACACCCGCATTTTCTGGAACCGCACCTCCACCCCCTACATTGCCACCGGCGACGGCGTGGCGGCAGCCCTGCGGGCTGGCGTGCCCTTTAAAGACCCGGAGATGGTGCAGTTTCACCCCACCGGCGTGGTGCACGGCGGCGTGCTGATTACCGAGGCCGCGCGCGGCGAGGGCGGCTACCTGCTCAACAACAAGGGCGAGCGATTCATGAAGGCCTACGCCCCCTCCAAGATGGAACTTGGCCCCCGCGACATCGTCGCCCGCGCCATCGAGACGGAAATCCGCGAAGGACGCGGCTACGGGCAGGGTCTGGAATCCTACGTGCTGCTCGACCTGAGGCATCTGGGCAGGGATAAGATTGTGAATGACCTTCCGCAGATCCGTCACGTGGGCAAGCTGTTTGAAAATATCGACCTGGTGGATCAGCCCATGGTCATCCGCCCCACGGCCCACTACTCCATGGGCGGTATTGAAGTGAACAGGTTTGACGACATGTCCACCGTTGTGCCCGGCCTGTTTACCGCTGGCGAGGCTTCGTGCGTGTCCATCCACGGCGCCAACCGCCTGGGCGGCAACTCGCTGGCCGACGCAGTGGTCACCGGCAAGATCGCGGGCGACGGCGCCGCGACCTTTGCCAGCCAGGCCGACTTTGCCGCTGGCAAACGTCTTGCCGACATCACCGCACGCTGGCAGAGCCGCTTCCGCGATGCCACAAACGGCGGCGATGCCAAGCAGCTGTATGCCATCCGCGAAGAAATGGGCGCGCAGCTCTGGGACAACATGGGCATTTTCCGCACCCAGGCCAAGCTCGACGCCCTGACCGGCACGCTGAACGACCTGCGCTCGCGCTACGACGCCCTGCGCGTGCCCAACGCCAACCCCGTCTACAATACGGTATTCACCGAATATGTGGAGCTGGGCAACATGCTGCAACTAGCCCAGGCCGCCTGCCTTGCCGCCTCCGAGCGCAAGGAATCACGCGGCGCGCACACCCGCGAGGATTTCCCCAAGCGCGACGACGCAAACTTTCTCAAGCACAGCATGGTCACCATGGACGACAGCGGCAAGATGCGCATGGGCTGGAAAGACGTGGAAATCACCAAATTCAAGCCTGAGGAGCGGAAATACTAATGGCCACCATCATCATTGACCGCTTTGACGGCAAAAACAGGTTTGAGCAGAGCTACAAGCTGGATGCGGCGGACGTAGCCGGCAAAACCGTGCTCAATACCCTGCTGTTCATCAAGCAGACCCAGGACCCCACGCTCAACTTCACCGCCTCCTGCCGCTGCGCCATCTGCGGCGCGTGCGCCGTGCGCGTAAACGGGCATGCGATGCTGGCCTGCGACACCAAGATGGACGACCTTATCCAGACCTACGGCTCGGATACGTTCCGTATTGCGCCGCTGGCCAACTTCAAGGTCATCTCCGACCTTGTGGTGGACTGGGAACCCGCCATGGAAAACCTGCGCAAAATCCATCCCGGCATGGTGGCAAAGTCCGAATTTTCCATGAAGGAAGGCTGCCGCCAAAACCAGAAAGATTTTGACCGCATTATCAAGCAGTGGGACTGCATCCTCTGCGGCGCCTGCGCCTCCGAGTGCAACAAGCTCAGCGCCGACAACCGCGACTACATGGAACCCTTTGTCTTTACCCACGCATGGCGCGCGGCCAACGACTCGCGCTCCAAAGACCCCCTGCTGCACGGCAAACCCGCAGTGGCTGGCGGTCTGTGGAACTGCGTGCACTGTCAGGAATGCGCCAACCGCTGCCCCAAGGGCATCAGCGCAGCCGACGACATCGCCGGGCTGCGGGGCATGGTCATGGCCAAGGGTATGACCGAGGGCGTCGGCCCGGCCCACGCCAAGTCGTTTTACACCGATCTGGTGGAAGACTCTGGCCGCCTCAACGAAGTGCGGCT is from Desulfovibrio desulfuricans and encodes:
- a CDS encoding gluconate:H+ symporter, producing MTAVQSFGIGYSMTMLCISIAIVIVLCICFKIHAFVSLTAASLFLALTHNMELAKIVMAFEGGLGKTLGFLAPILALGAILGKLMEVSGAAERLARTLINILGQSKAHWAMMVVGYICGIPVFLQVGIILLTPLMFSIVKESKLPLIQVGMALVVALTTVHCIVPPHPAAMAVTDLLKADVGKVIFFGLLVGLPAASIAGPIYGKFIAKRLPAVPLTGVYANTEPRKEAELPPFGSSLVVMLLPLLLMIAKTVVELTIDKHNPPAYMPYVNFVGTPMIALFISAVVAYVVFGLKRGFSWDQLGRFSEQGMAPLASIMLVIGAAGALNQIITDSGVGIVLKQVLTSIHISPLILAWIIAIALRFALGSATVSMMTAAGLILPVLSSNPGIDPALMAIVIGAGATGASHVTDSGFWFVKESLGIPMGSMYATYTAGTTIAAVLGLIGTLLLSMFL
- a CDS encoding glycerate kinase, with the translated sequence MKIVIAPDSYKECLTALQVAASIESGFREVFPDAVYVKVPVADGGEGTVEAMVEATAGRRVSATVRGPLGNPVEAVYGLTGDGATAVIEMAAASGLGLVPPQKRNPLNTTSYGTGQLIRSALDAGARKFILGIGGSATNEGGAGMLQALGVRLLEENGHEIEPTGLGLGRLARIDMSAFDARLADCTIDVACDVDNPLCGPRGASAIFGPQKGADPEMVRQLDGYLQNFAAIARRDLGVDMADLPGAGAAGGMGAAMYAFLKGRLRPGSEIVTEAVGLDAHVRDADIVVTGEGRIDGQTAFGKTPVGVARVAKRHNKPVIAIGGSLRNDVDAVFAHGIDAVSSVLYRPCTIDEALTEGNENLRMAARNIAAILAMGLELGANGAGK
- a CDS encoding Mpv17/PMP22 family protein → MRQKDLVVFGVCVAAFGWLGFGPGALEGFISLTAQYPFGMSFIKFAILATLGECIALRITTGGYNRAGFGILPKAVIWGFLGIGIKIAFTVYGAGTFKLLNEMGLLSGAPTSFGAKLLMSFSISVLINVLFAPVLMITHKLTDLHIAGTGGTLGGLCTMPDVASLFRGIDWNSMWSFVLKKTIPFFWIPAHTITFMLPAHFQVLFAAALGIALGVILAFAGLRAKKA
- the hemW gene encoding radical SAM family heme chaperone HemW; translation: MLLYVHVPFCSTRCRYCAFHSIPLGRGVDAASSPAVRDYVDTMFLELAHWGDELGGSEVQTVFFGGGTPSLLSPRIIGLTMERIRKYFKLAPKAEVTLEANPESLRGGHRAAQYLDAGINRLSIGVQSMDEGMLRLLGRPHKAQDSLHVAFLAREAGCANINLDLMWGLPGQSVRQWLQTLKDVIRMAPDHISAYGLTLEPGTPIELDVEEGRLTLPPERDQNIMFMEGAAMLEQQGYLHYEISNFARMGFQCRHNMGYWEGQDYLGIGPSATSTINNRRWTNPSSQAAWNARTREGKLGQEVEELTPETRVLELLMLRLRTARGLRIKEYREMTGRDFVRDHQRLVQALHENSLIRIRQGYMRLTRSGMLVSNSILSNLFARTREVLRQAALTGGLKPQAVEAYAEAGPQGSLQEDSPEVRPVRWPSA
- a CDS encoding leucyl aminopeptidase; its protein translation is MDIRFQNLGPEQWKGDVLLAPACQGEALLDQFPELDKVAPWLVIAPALRDFKGKQGELALLHGHPDLAVPRVLAVGLGPREKVTTDIIRKAVAAAVQLCRKQGYTSMVLPEPALARLPGGRERLVEECVCAALLALYSFTALKKADADELPAPQWLAVAFDGQEVPDAAHAAARRGENAAWAVSLARDLATTPSNMLYPDLLAQKAQELAREKGFACTVLDETELEKEGMGCLMAVGQGSGRPPRLIVLEHAPQGHEQDKPLVLVGKGITFDSGGISLKPAANMHQMKADMTGAATVLATVAALAQEDAPRRVVGLLACAENMPGGRAVRPGDVVRAANGDTVEIQNTDAEGRLALCDALAYAQKNWVPAAVIDIATLTGACAVALGTQLAGLFSDDADLAERIRAAGGACGEEYWPLPLWKPYTENLKSEVADICHMGPREGGAINAALFLQHFIQEGVRWAHLDIAGVDWAAKATPLVPVGPTAFGARTLLDLARGGV
- the cobA gene encoding uroporphyrinogen-III C-methyltransferase produces the protein MKVFLIGAGPGDPGLLTLKGRDALAAADVVVYDALANDSLLCHARPDAEKIYVGKVAGNHALPQDQINALLVRKAKEGKIVARLKGGDPYIFGRGGEEAEELVAAGVPFEEVPGISSTIAAPAYAGIPVTHRDFSSSVTIITGHENPNKPGSVHNWRALAASASTLVFVMGMKNLPDIARNLLEAGMDPQTPAALIYRGTTPYQRSLVDTLARLPQAAVDAKFTNPSVILVGKVAGLRDTLGWFEKKPLYSRSVVVTRAREQASGLAQSLVDLGAEVIQCPTIEISPLADYAELDAALASLASYGWVIFTSVNGVKHFWLRLAKAGKDSRALGQCKVAAIGPATADALAERGITPDFIPERYVAEGVLEGLLALEGGNVAGKRFLLPRAAKAREVLPDELRKAGAVVDVIAAYETVPTAHKRDDVLECINAGTLSCVTFGSSSTVENFLALIPAATLKAHPEVKLAAIGPVTAETLQKHGLTCNIMPMDYTIPALVDALKTYFAR
- the purN gene encoding phosphoribosylglycinamide formyltransferase, with product MPLKIAILASGSGTNAQAMIDKAAQGVLDVSIALIVCNRPGAGVVARAEKAGIPCLVLDHKTFADREGFDARMVEALREVGAELVVLAGYMRLLTPVFLEAFAGRVINIHPALLPSFPGVHGGADAVSYGVKVSGCTVHFVEEKVDSGPVLIQAVVPVNAGESADDLMSRIHVMEHRIYPQAIQWLAQGRIEVQERQVHLKPASTPRAPRDGDWLVWPPLEQGF